The following proteins are encoded in a genomic region of Rissa tridactyla isolate bRisTri1 chromosome 5, bRisTri1.patW.cur.20221130, whole genome shotgun sequence:
- the NPFFR2 gene encoding neuropeptide FF receptor 2 isoform X1, which yields MYVMSKKMDSNSSFDWPHMLNDTGLYKYLYWEGNVSYVDFYLHQPSVAAVFIVSYLLIFLLCMVGNGVVCFVVLRSKHMRTVTNLFILNLAVSDLLVGIFCMPTTLLDNIVAGWPFGSLVCKMSGMVQGISVSASVFTLVAIAIDRFRCIVYPFKQKLTISTAVVIIVVIWVLAVAIMCPSAVMLQVREEKHFRVILGYGNETRPVYWCREDWPNPGMRKIYTTVLFANIYLAPLSLIVIMYARISIALFNTAMPVVGKHSQQQRHSTSKKKQKVIKMLIIVALLFTLSWLPLWTLMMLSDYANLSDIQLQIINIYIYPFAHWLAFFNSSVNPIIYGFFNENFRRGFQAAFKLQLCFRGTVPREVYSQRGPSNAILPATNYQPPQDQACQNAEEEGKAVQKGNWVNNQQDLVMEDLEEPCNDGIQ from the exons GAGTAAGAAAATGGACTCAAACTCTTCATTCGACTGGCCTCACATGCTGAATGACACTGGGCTATACAAGTACCTCTACTGGGAAGGCAACGTCTCCTACGTGGACTTCTACCTTCATCAGCCTTCAGTGGCAGCTGTCTTCATCGTCTCTTACCTCCTCATCTTCCTGCTCTGCATGGTGGGCAACGGAGTGGTTTGCTTTGTCGTCCTGAGGAGCAAACACATGCGTACGGTCACAAACCTTTTCATCTTAAACCTGGCTGTCAGCGATTTACTGGTGGGCATCTTCTGCATGCCCACCACCCTCCTGGACAACATCGTGGCAG GGTGGCCATTTGGGAGCCTGGTTTGCAAGATGAGCGGGATGGTCCAAGGAATCTCTGTTTCTGCCTCGGTCTTCACTCTAGTTGCTATCGCCATAGACAG GTTTCGATGCATCGTTTATCCCTTCAAGCAGAAGCTGACCATTTCCACTGCAGTCGTCATCATAGTGGTCATCTGGGTTCTGGCTGTGGCCATCATGTGCCCTTCTGCAGTCATGCTGCAGGTACGAGAGGAGAAGCATTTCAGGGTGATCCTTGGCTACGGCAATGAAACCCGCCCCGTCTACTGGTGCCGAGAGGACTGGCCAAACCCGGGAATGAGAAAGATCTACACCACGGTTCTGTTTGCCAACATCTATCTGGCTCCCCTGTCGCTCATTGTCATCATGTATGCCAGGATAAGCATCGCGCTCTTCAACACAGCCATGCCCGTGGTGGGaaaacacagccagcagcagcggcaCAGCACCtctaagaagaaacaaaaagtcaTCAAAATGCTGATTATTGTGGCTTTGCTTTTCACCCTCTCCTGGCTTCCCTTGTGGACTCTGATGATGCTCTCAGACTACGCCAACCTTTCAGATATCCAGTTGCAGATCATCAACATCTACATCTATCCCTTTGCTCACTGGCTGGCCTTTTTCAACAGCAGCGTCAACCCCATTATTTACGGTTTCTTCAACGAAAACTTTCGCCGGGGCTTTCAGGCAGCCTTTAAACTCCAGCTCTGTTTCAGGGGGACGGTTCCCAGGGAGGTCTATTCCCAGCGAGGCCCAAGCAATGCCATTTTGCCAGCCACCAACTACCAGCCGCCCCAGGACCAAGCTTGTCAAAATgctgaggaggaggggaaggctgTTCAGAAAGGAAATTGGGTGAATAACCAGCAGGATTTGGTAATGGAGGATCTAGAAGAGCCCTGCAACGATGGGATTCAGTGA
- the NPFFR2 gene encoding neuropeptide FF receptor 2 isoform X2 encodes MDSNSSFDWPHMLNDTGLYKYLYWEGNVSYVDFYLHQPSVAAVFIVSYLLIFLLCMVGNGVVCFVVLRSKHMRTVTNLFILNLAVSDLLVGIFCMPTTLLDNIVAGWPFGSLVCKMSGMVQGISVSASVFTLVAIAIDRFRCIVYPFKQKLTISTAVVIIVVIWVLAVAIMCPSAVMLQVREEKHFRVILGYGNETRPVYWCREDWPNPGMRKIYTTVLFANIYLAPLSLIVIMYARISIALFNTAMPVVGKHSQQQRHSTSKKKQKVIKMLIIVALLFTLSWLPLWTLMMLSDYANLSDIQLQIINIYIYPFAHWLAFFNSSVNPIIYGFFNENFRRGFQAAFKLQLCFRGTVPREVYSQRGPSNAILPATNYQPPQDQACQNAEEEGKAVQKGNWVNNQQDLVMEDLEEPCNDGIQ; translated from the exons ATGGACTCAAACTCTTCATTCGACTGGCCTCACATGCTGAATGACACTGGGCTATACAAGTACCTCTACTGGGAAGGCAACGTCTCCTACGTGGACTTCTACCTTCATCAGCCTTCAGTGGCAGCTGTCTTCATCGTCTCTTACCTCCTCATCTTCCTGCTCTGCATGGTGGGCAACGGAGTGGTTTGCTTTGTCGTCCTGAGGAGCAAACACATGCGTACGGTCACAAACCTTTTCATCTTAAACCTGGCTGTCAGCGATTTACTGGTGGGCATCTTCTGCATGCCCACCACCCTCCTGGACAACATCGTGGCAG GGTGGCCATTTGGGAGCCTGGTTTGCAAGATGAGCGGGATGGTCCAAGGAATCTCTGTTTCTGCCTCGGTCTTCACTCTAGTTGCTATCGCCATAGACAG GTTTCGATGCATCGTTTATCCCTTCAAGCAGAAGCTGACCATTTCCACTGCAGTCGTCATCATAGTGGTCATCTGGGTTCTGGCTGTGGCCATCATGTGCCCTTCTGCAGTCATGCTGCAGGTACGAGAGGAGAAGCATTTCAGGGTGATCCTTGGCTACGGCAATGAAACCCGCCCCGTCTACTGGTGCCGAGAGGACTGGCCAAACCCGGGAATGAGAAAGATCTACACCACGGTTCTGTTTGCCAACATCTATCTGGCTCCCCTGTCGCTCATTGTCATCATGTATGCCAGGATAAGCATCGCGCTCTTCAACACAGCCATGCCCGTGGTGGGaaaacacagccagcagcagcggcaCAGCACCtctaagaagaaacaaaaagtcaTCAAAATGCTGATTATTGTGGCTTTGCTTTTCACCCTCTCCTGGCTTCCCTTGTGGACTCTGATGATGCTCTCAGACTACGCCAACCTTTCAGATATCCAGTTGCAGATCATCAACATCTACATCTATCCCTTTGCTCACTGGCTGGCCTTTTTCAACAGCAGCGTCAACCCCATTATTTACGGTTTCTTCAACGAAAACTTTCGCCGGGGCTTTCAGGCAGCCTTTAAACTCCAGCTCTGTTTCAGGGGGACGGTTCCCAGGGAGGTCTATTCCCAGCGAGGCCCAAGCAATGCCATTTTGCCAGCCACCAACTACCAGCCGCCCCAGGACCAAGCTTGTCAAAATgctgaggaggaggggaaggctgTTCAGAAAGGAAATTGGGTGAATAACCAGCAGGATTTGGTAATGGAGGATCTAGAAGAGCCCTGCAACGATGGGATTCAGTGA